The genomic stretch ataatattattgaatcctTCAATCCaagatattctaaaaataaaggtttttgcaCATGTAAATGCACAATTAAATGACTTGTTCTAGTGTGCCAGAACAAGTTCGTCTGTGCAGACTGTGGCAAGGTCTACGCTCATGTCCAGAGTTATCGCAGGCATGTCAAGTTGGAATGTGGGAAAGAGAAGACGTTCTGTTGTACGGTCTGCCCGTACCGAGCCTACCGCAAGCAGCATCTCAAGCTACATGTGTTCAAACTGCACAGTCGACAAAGAGACCAGTTCCTTGATCCTTTTTAGAACAGTTCGTGATCACTATTGTTCTGCGGAGGGTattcttttgtttgttgtttgttcagtcttaaaaaatattttaattgcattcaATGTTGCATTAATTCTATTCGTTAGTTATGTTGCTaaactaatttttcaaacaaGAACATGTTTGTCCCTCATTCAAAACATTTATCAGTATTTAACCTGTGTATATTCTAAATGGACCATTAACAGAAATGTGAATCAACTTAACATGAAGATTACTGATTGATGAGGATGGATGTGgcaatatataatttgaaaagaGAATTGTGATTCTGTTTCTCATTTTCTTCCGCATCATGATGTGATGCGTCTTTTGTAACGCCCTatcttttgtttactttgtatTCATTTGCTCAAATTAAGTGCTGTCGTATTTCCTGCACTGTACTCTATTCAAATTTCAAGTAATGATGTTTAGGCCAATGGAATACTGGACAGTTTTAccaatattatactgtatatatctatatatttcaatgttatatatatgtaaagaaatatcatcaagtaataaTAGCTATCTCTACTTAAATATCTGCCTCAGCGCTGATAATTTTTCATGTGTTAGCTTTGTACAGTAATTAACACATCTATAGTGTCTTTAAATAAAAGGAATCatttcattgaaacaaaaaaaattcaaattttacatttttacttcttTTGAAATATCTTTCACTTACAgatgaaacttttattattaatattgaacaCTAGTTATCAGTAAATTGATCTATAGATTGTtgggatttttaaataaatgtaaacatatagtttttTCATCCTTATATAGCaagttgttataatataatactatcaCGCAACAACGACAAAATTAACCTGCATTAACCCAGGTTTGACTTTTGTGTTTGTGCAAAGAATATGAATAGTTTCCAAATATGTATCTTGGATGAGGGTAATAGACAGAAATTAGCTTTTGTTCTTTTTCTCTTTAGTATCTGTTTTTGGAGAATTTGTATGTTGATTTGATTTGTGCATATTTTgaccacttatttgtgctaaaaaaacaaaatttaaataaaaattgctagtcttaaaaaaattacttacacaataaaaacattttttaataaaaagtataatttattgtgtttcaaaatcataataaaaatgttttaaggatgaaaataagtttttagttatACTATAATTATCTACCTTTGGACCCTTACTTGTTCCTTTGGTTTATATATGATTTTACATACTTATAAGAGTATACATTTTTGCAAAATTCAATCCACTACTAACTAAGGGAGTTCCAAAAAGAGCCAAATTTCTATTGTGTAGACAACACAACACTTTCTTTGATACTAAACAAGTAGGAGATTTAAGATGGAATCttattttatcttaattaattgtgtttgtagGTATGCTGCAGACTATGATACACTCTGAGCTAGAAGAGAGGAGACAGTTCTCCTGTGAGAAGTGCGGGAAGGGTTACCTTCACTTCAGGAACCTCCACCGGCACCGGCGCCACGAGTGCGGAAAACTTCCCTCGTTCGGATGTACCGTGTGCTCCTACCGAGCCTTTCAAAAGGTGCATGTCCAGAAGCACATGAGACGAAAACACATGAAGGAGCTGTTGACAAACCCTGACCTCCCTCCGGACCTCACAGTTCCTGGACTTCCTTTTGTACCGGcgtatttgtaattgtttataatagccggttatttgtaattgtttataatagccggttatttgaaattgtttataatgGTTGGTTATTTGGAATTGTTAAGATTgtgttagttataaaattaaaaactactaaaagaaCGTAAAAGTGGAATTTGTGATGTACATACAAGTGAATATCCGGTGCTAAATGGAAGGCAAGTgataattgtgtaatttaataatacaatttaactaaataatttgtttacatattaaagtaattttttatttttctcacatAGTAGTGGTTACAGTTATGTTTCTTAACTTCCCAAACAATAGTATTTCCTTATGTCTCAATGcactgttatattatttaatacattatgtttAATATGATTTCAAAGCACTAATGAACTTAAATGTTAGTATTCCAAAGAATATGATAGTAATGGcagtatagtattttaatttgatttgtattgtatattgtggTACAAATACAGTAAGTTTTTCATTCATTGTCGACAAGCTATTGAGGTTATTGTTctgtgattttatatttatttattcttaacttATTAATTTGGTGTTTGTCTATTTGGCCAAGTCtactatttctaatttatttatatatacatgttaaataatacttttagtctttttttacttataaaataactatcCATTTTATTCGGTCAGTAAAatgactaaataaaatattaatcaggaACATTGCCCATGTTGTTGACTTGTTTGTTATTCCTGCTTTAACACATCAATATTTATCAGTCATTAGAAAACGATCAATTGAAacagttataaaagttatataattaatgtttgtgaatgatattacaacaaaatgtaaattacattgtaaatactattgtactattttttaatagtacaatactatttacaaattgtgaaaaacttattaaacttaatttactgTTGCAAGACTATGATACGATTTTCTCCAAATAATTCTACACTTAATATCTTCTCATATTGCCTTCTCATATTAAAGATATATGAAcggttttaaatatgtaataaataactttgttattaaaaagcAAAATCGCTTAGCTTATTTCAtggtaaaacattaaattattataaaaaacaaaacctgtGTAGAATGTAAGTTGAATGTAGTAGAACATGTAGAATGTAAGGTGTTTTTCTTAAGTTCAGTTTcattttgtatgtgttttgaatagtttaaaaataatcaggTAGGATTAAGTTGACATCCTATTTGTAGAAACATCAGCTCTAGAAACACCTGATCTCCGACTAGATATTTCTTAAGTGACATTTACATTTCTCACGTGAATTCCATTTTGTCCAGGTTTCAAACCGTCCAAGGCCTCCCCAGCTGGTGGCAAGTTCAACTGCCCTACATGCAGCCACTCCTACATGTACAAGAAGAGTCTCCGGAGGCATCTGACCTTCGAGTGTGGGAAAGATCCGCTGTTCCGGTGCAGTTTCTGCGACTATAAAGCATTCCAGAAAGTCCATTTGTTGAAACATATGTATCGCCGCCACCCTGAAGTTAACTTCCCCCCTTCCCTCCTCCACTATGGTCTCCTCAGCAACTCCTTGTGCCAATAAATGTTGTCTACCTCATCTATTTGTAGAAACTGTTATTTCACCTGTACCTCAATGAAAGTTGCAAGAgcaatatcaaattaaaataaaaggatatattttttCCTTCTAAGGGAAAGAGACGactgtccccgcacttagtcctaaaaagacctTATGCAGGTTATATATGCGGATAGTCTGGCCGAGACGCATCTTCATAAGGTGTTTTTTAAGGGGACCATGCCCTGTCACCATCCCTACAGTCTTTCATATATCCTCCTTATTATGATCTGGGAGAgatgcccaccctttagcataaggagagataaacatttttgattttctTAACCCTGAGGCCCTATTCCAGTTAACggatctaatcctcttttcccaatctttaacgtgagctttgctgtaggagaaagctACCCCACATCCCGGCTCTGGCCCTACCATTAGGGACTCTATTCCTTTTTTGGCAAGAGTATCTGATTTTCCATTTCCGTGAATGCCCTCATGTTCCGACACCCAACCGAGTGTAACTCTGTTCTTCTTAGCCAGAGCATTcttgcattcccagactgcttttgaATAAAACAGGCAGGTGTtaagtgcctttagtgcagcctggcTGTCAAAAGGATGTCTTAGATCAATCAAACAGAAGATGCTTGAGTGCCATTGCCAATGGAGAACTTATGGAGAAGATCTCTTTATGTAAAAGGGCTGATAAAGTAGCCAGTTTGTGAGGCAAGTTTTCAGTGGAGTCCTGCATTCTTTTTTAAGGTAATCTGGAAGTAAGTTGAAAAGTTTCATCTCTATGTAAGTTGGCCTTGTTTCATAGTGTGCTGAGTGATGATGTGGAAGTGGGTAGTCAGCTCCATGCTGAGTATTGTAGTTGTGGAGATTGCAGCTACTGTACTTATGAATTGCTTCTCTTGTGTATGAAGAATCACTTTTCTGACATATAATGAGACTATTGTCAGGTTCTTGATGTTTTTGAACACTGTACGGCAACTTTCTCTGGGTCCAACACCTGCTATTGCTCTCAATGCCTGTTTTTGTAGAAGTAGGATTTTGTTCAGATTACCTACCAAATAGGCCATTCTTCTAAGATTCCCCTTAGAGCCAGACCATATCGGATGATGGATTCAAACATGGCAAAGAATGCTGTTCTGCCAATCTCAACACTATCTGTTCATTTCATAATTCTTCTTATTACATAGATTTTATTACTCAGTGTTTTGTAGATGATACTCAGATAATTAGCTTTTTCTACTGATGTAAGTTCACGTAGGGGGTATACGTGATGTTTAATCCTGTACACATATGTAATCCAGTGGTGTGTGCGTGTATACATTTAGGTGCACCAGTGATGTTGCTTCATGAAATAATTCTcctcattatcaataaatatgaatagCACATTAGATGTCGGGAAGTATGGAGATTTGCGTATATCCCCCATTATACATAGAAAATGTTGAGGAAATTACCTCCTAGAAATCCTATTATAAACCAcagtttaattcaattttgtaatgaatttcaATTCCCCATTTACAAAAGCAGGCACTCCTTttcataaaaaaaggttttacacTTGAAATTGTTGTAACCCTTATTTTGGTCCATCAAAATGTCATGTAAGTACTAAATTATTACTTCTTATGGAAATATTGAACAGATGACAATTGTATTTCCATTAATATTAACAAGTTGAACAAATATGTTATTGATATTATTGACACACTTAAAATAGATATCATCATAAATCACAGACAATAG from Homalodisca vitripennis isolate AUS2020 chromosome 2, UT_GWSS_2.1, whole genome shotgun sequence encodes the following:
- the LOC124356160 gene encoding uncharacterized protein LOC124356160 isoform X2, coding for MSRVIAGMSSWNVGKRRRSVVRSARTEPTASSISSYMCSNCTVDKETSSLILFRTVRDHYCSAEGMLQTMIHSELEERRQFSCEKCGKGYLHFRNLHRHRRHECGKLPSFGCTVCSYRAFQKVSNRPRPPQLVASSTALHAATPTCTRRVSGGI
- the LOC124356160 gene encoding oocyte zinc finger protein XlCOF2-like isoform X1, encoding MSRVIAGMSSWNVGKRRRSVVRSARTEPTASSISSYMCSNCTVDKETSSLILFRTVRDHYCSAEGMLQTMIHSELEERRQFSCEKCGKGYLHFRNLHRHRRHECGKLPSFGCTVCSYRAFQKVHVQKHMRRKHMKELLTNPDLPPDLTVPGLPFVPAYL